A window from Alkalicoccobacillus plakortidis encodes these proteins:
- a CDS encoding cysteine hydrolase family protein, protein MHLLLEHLKVETVIMTGVAGNMCVHFTANDAYMRDYKIYVPENCTASNTTPANEEALHLIRDVLKGSITPSSQLSFKGDTSNDIIDQG, encoded by the coding sequence CTGCACTTGTTACTCGAACATTTAAAGGTTGAAACTGTTATTATGACAGGCGTAGCAGGAAATATGTGTGTTCATTTCACTGCGAATGATGCCTATATGCGCGACTATAAAATTTATGTTCCTGAGAATTGTACTGCCTCCAATACAACGCCTGCGAATGAGGAGGCCTTGCATTTAATACGTGACGTCCTAAAAGGCAGTATCACCCCATCATCGCAGTTGTCGTTTAAAGGAGATACGTCAAACGATATTATTGATCAAGGGTAG
- a CDS encoding isochorismatase family protein → MEVLHIEKTSKSKNKVALIIIDMINAMDFEDGDKLLEQALPCAENIADLKRRTKDAGIPTIYVNDNYGRWQSDFKEIVEYIIENDTRGRQITELLKPS, encoded by the coding sequence ATGGAGGTGCTTCACATCGAAAAAACGTCAAAATCTAAAAACAAAGTAGCTTTAATTATTATAGATATGATCAATGCGATGGATTTTGAAGACGGTGATAAACTTTTGGAACAGGCATTGCCTTGTGCAGAAAACATTGCTGATTTAAAAAGGCGTACAAAGGATGCTGGAATTCCAACGATCTATGTGAATGATAATTATGGTAGGTGGCAATCCGATTTTAAAGAAATTGTGGAGTATATAATAGAGAATGACACACGTGGTCGACAGATTACTGAGTTATTAAAACCAAGCTGA
- the thiM gene encoding hydroxyethylthiazole kinase: MLNQLKEMNPLIHCMTNMVVTTYTANGLLAIGSSPVMAYAKEEVQDMATAAGALLLNIGTPSVELTEAMILAGKAANKAGKPVILDPVGAGATAFRTDICHQILKEVDVSIVRGNAGEMAALVGMSGVVKGVDGSLDGDKQAVAKKVAEQYSCVAVLTGDVDTITDGERLYLVSNGHEWLTKVVGTGCLLGGVVAAFVSTVNKSDYAEAAAYAVSFYGAAAEKAYDKTKNQGYGSFAQDFIDQLGLLTENEAEQLRKVES; encoded by the coding sequence ATGTTAAATCAATTAAAAGAAATGAATCCACTTATCCACTGTATGACTAATATGGTTGTCACAACGTATACAGCAAATGGCTTACTGGCTATAGGTTCATCACCAGTAATGGCCTACGCCAAAGAAGAAGTTCAGGATATGGCAACGGCTGCAGGTGCACTATTGCTTAATATTGGAACACCTTCTGTGGAATTAACGGAAGCGATGATTTTGGCGGGTAAAGCAGCAAACAAAGCCGGAAAACCTGTCATTCTTGACCCGGTTGGAGCAGGAGCTACTGCTTTTAGAACGGACATCTGTCACCAGATCCTTAAAGAAGTAGATGTTTCGATTGTACGTGGTAATGCTGGAGAAATGGCTGCTCTTGTTGGCATGAGTGGTGTGGTAAAAGGAGTAGATGGTTCTCTAGATGGAGATAAGCAAGCCGTAGCCAAAAAGGTTGCAGAGCAGTATTCCTGTGTGGCCGTTTTAACAGGAGATGTTGACACCATTACAGACGGAGAACGTCTCTATTTAGTTTCTAACGGACATGAGTGGTTAACCAAAGTTGTTGGAACTGGATGTTTACTTGGTGGGGTAGTTGCTGCATTTGTTTCTACTGTAAATAAATCGGACTATGCAGAAGCTGCAGCATATGCTGTCTCCTTTTATGGGGCGGCTGCCGAGAAGGCGTATGACAAAACAAAAAATCAAGGATATGGATCATTTGCGCAGGATTTTATTGATCAACTGGGTTTGTTAACAGAGAATGAAGCAGAACAGCTACGTAAAGTAGAGTCGTAA
- a CDS encoding aminotransferase: MSSISMNRTSRLSDRVQEIPPSGIRRFFDLASTMENVISLGVGEPDFVTPWKVREASISSLERGFTSYSANAGVIELRRAIADYMETRFSVSYDPDTEVLVTVGASEAIDIGMRAILNLGDEVIIVEPTFVSYRSLVSMAGGVPVPIRTGIEDNFKVTAELIKEAITPRTKALMICFPNNPTGSTVGREELEGIAKLAEEHNLLVFSDEIYAELSYDEPHVSIAEIGDMKDRTILISGFSKSFAMTGWRLGFVLAPPDILAAMLKIHQYTLMCAPTMAQYGAIEALENGMEDLQHMRDAYRQRRNYVVKTFAEIGLPCHSPGGAFYAFPSVGNTGFTSEEFAEKLLLEERVAVVPGHVFGKGGEGYIRCSYATSMDNLQEAMTRLDRFLTKYA, translated from the coding sequence ATGAGTTCTATCAGTATGAATCGAACATCAAGATTATCAGATCGAGTACAAGAAATACCTCCTTCAGGCATCCGTCGTTTTTTTGATTTGGCGTCTACTATGGAAAACGTCATCTCACTTGGTGTAGGTGAACCTGACTTTGTTACACCTTGGAAAGTGAGAGAGGCAAGTATCTCTTCCTTAGAACGAGGGTTCACTTCCTATTCTGCAAATGCGGGTGTGATTGAACTTCGACGTGCTATTGCTGATTATATGGAAACTCGTTTTTCTGTTTCCTATGATCCTGATACAGAAGTATTAGTGACAGTCGGAGCCAGTGAAGCCATCGATATTGGTATGCGTGCCATTCTAAATCTAGGCGATGAAGTGATTATCGTTGAGCCGACCTTTGTATCCTATCGTTCATTGGTTTCAATGGCGGGAGGGGTACCCGTGCCCATTCGAACAGGTATTGAAGATAATTTTAAAGTAACGGCTGAATTAATTAAAGAAGCGATTACACCAAGAACAAAAGCACTCATGATTTGTTTTCCTAATAATCCAACAGGCTCTACAGTTGGTCGCGAAGAATTAGAAGGCATTGCTAAATTGGCGGAAGAACATAATTTACTCGTGTTTTCAGATGAAATTTATGCAGAGCTTTCTTATGATGAGCCCCATGTGAGTATCGCGGAAATAGGTGATATGAAAGATCGAACAATCTTAATATCAGGTTTTTCCAAATCATTTGCAATGACTGGGTGGCGATTAGGATTTGTTTTGGCACCACCTGATATATTAGCTGCTATGTTAAAAATCCATCAATACACGTTAATGTGTGCGCCGACAATGGCTCAATATGGTGCGATTGAAGCCTTAGAAAACGGAATGGAAGATCTTCAGCATATGCGTGATGCCTATCGTCAGCGACGTAATTATGTAGTGAAGACATTTGCAGAGATTGGACTTCCGTGTCATTCTCCCGGAGGTGCATTTTATGCCTTCCCATCTGTTGGAAACACAGGGTTTACCTCAGAAGAATTTGCTGAAAAGCTGCTTCTTGAAGAGCGTGTTGCAGTGGTTCCAGGACATGTGTTTGGAAAAGGCGGAGAAGGCTACATTCGATGTTCTTATGCAACCTCCATGGATAATTTGCAGGAAGCAATGACTAGATTAGATCGGTTTTTAACAAAATATGCGTAA
- a CDS encoding S-ribosylhomocysteine lyase, which translates to MPTVESFELDHTIVKAPFVRPCGTIKVGSDGEVRKFDIRFIQPNKGAMKPDVIHTMEHLLALNIRRFAEPYNHFDVVDLSPMGCQTGFYLIMHGTPSVDEIIDILEETMKYSLEIEEVPAATEKQCGQAKLHDLEGAKKLMKYWLNQDKETLREIY; encoded by the coding sequence TTGCCAACTGTGGAAAGCTTTGAACTGGATCATACCATTGTAAAGGCACCGTTTGTTCGGCCATGCGGTACGATTAAAGTGGGATCAGATGGAGAAGTGCGTAAGTTTGATATTCGTTTTATTCAACCGAACAAAGGAGCAATGAAACCTGATGTTATTCACACAATGGAGCATTTGCTTGCCTTAAATATTCGCCGCTTTGCAGAACCCTATAACCATTTTGATGTGGTGGATTTATCACCAATGGGCTGCCAAACGGGATTTTATCTTATTATGCACGGAACTCCGTCTGTAGACGAGATTATTGATATTTTAGAAGAAACGATGAAGTACTCGCTTGAGATTGAAGAAGTACCAGCAGCAACTGAAAAGCAATGCGGACAAGCGAAATTGCATGATTTAGAAGGTGCAAAGAAGTTAATGAAGTACTGGTTGAATCAAGATAAAGAAACGTTACGCGAGATCTACTAA
- a CDS encoding Lrp/AsnC family transcriptional regulator: MDQKAIEILHIIESNGRVEIPILAKMVEVTEEEVKEYLQQLEKKRVILSYSAVIDWTKVRDQEGVTAVIDVKVTPKRGVGFDEVAERIYRFPEVQALYLMSGAYDLSVVIESKTMSESARFVSDKLSTIDSVISTTTHFQLKKYKHDGVVFDEPDKDRRMVVSP; the protein is encoded by the coding sequence ATGGATCAAAAAGCAATTGAAATTCTCCATATAATTGAATCAAATGGTCGCGTAGAGATACCGATCTTAGCTAAAATGGTAGAGGTTACAGAAGAAGAAGTAAAGGAATACCTTCAACAGTTGGAGAAGAAGCGAGTGATCCTCAGTTATTCAGCTGTCATTGACTGGACCAAAGTACGTGATCAAGAAGGTGTTACAGCCGTTATTGATGTAAAAGTAACGCCTAAGCGTGGTGTTGGTTTTGATGAGGTAGCAGAACGTATCTACCGATTCCCAGAAGTGCAGGCCTTGTATCTCATGTCAGGAGCCTATGATTTGTCTGTAGTTATTGAAAGCAAAACGATGTCAGAGAGTGCTCGATTTGTTTCTGACAAATTGTCAACGATTGACTCAGTTATTTCAACAACTACACATTTTCAATTAAAAAAATATAAGCATGATGGTGTTGTTTTTGATGAACCTGATAAAGATCGCCGTATGGTGGTGTCTCCATGA